The Heterodontus francisci isolate sHetFra1 chromosome 13, sHetFra1.hap1, whole genome shotgun sequence genome includes a region encoding these proteins:
- the mtrf1l gene encoding peptide chain release factor 1-like, mitochondrial — translation MLFLCRTLLITVNATSCRLHTLSCLVPLCVRRCFRQKARHGFHRPLYVNHPTGTPDPARAFSASTQVVEGLFARSSLQAYLKKLEQEYTQSVERLNSFQASPEEDEGKEERVRALRRKVTELAPVVTDLQQLRLKMQELQDIETLLKDEDVDLKRLAESEESSCQEAIRVLKTKIISLLIPAEEADDNDLILEVTAGVGGQESMLFTAEMFEMYQNYAAYKNWHFEVLEYRHSELGGLRHAAASLSGLESYKHMKYEGGVHRVQRVPKTEKQGRTHTSTMTVAILPQPTEIDMTINPKDLRIETKRASGAGGQHVNTTDSAVRILHLPTGVVAECQQERSQLKNREKTMQMLRAKLYSMKLEEETTKRRSARKIQIGTKGRSEKIRTYNFPQDRITDHRIGKSLYDLRSFMLGGELLDEMVEELKGLADSESLLELLEKSTQPAE, via the exons ATGTTGTTTCTCTGTCGGACTCTCTTAATCACTGTGAATGCCACGAGCTGCCGACTGCACACACTGAGCTGTCTTGTGCCCCTGTGTGTTAGGAGGTGTTTTCGGCAGAAGGCCAGGCATGGATTTCACAGGCCCCTCTACGTCAACCACCCCACTGGGACTCCAGATCCAGCTCGTGCCTTCAGTGCCAGCACGCAGGTGGTGGAGGGACTCTTTGCACGGAGCTCGCTACAAGCTTACCTAAAGAAGCTGGAGCAGGAGTACACACAGTCTGTGGAGAGGCTCAATTCCTTCCAGGCTTCCCCGGAAGAGGATGAGGGGAAGGAGGAAAGGGTGAGAGCATTGAGGAGGAAAGTGACGGAGCTAGCACCGGTGGTGACAGACCTTCAGCAGCTGAGACTCAAAATGCAGGAGCTGCAAGACATTGAGACCTTACTGAAAG ATGAGGATGTTGATTTGAAGAGACTTGCTGAAAGTGAAGAGAGTTCTTGTCAGGAAGCCATCCGAGTTCTAAAGACCAAG ATAATTTCACTCCTGATCCCTGCTGAAGAAGCGGATGATAATGACCTGATTCTGGAGGTGACGGCAGGAGTTGGGGGACAGGAGTCCATGCTGTTCACAGCAGAGATGTTTGAAATGTACCAGAACTACGCTGCCTACAAGAACTGGCACTTTGAGGTTCTGGAGTACCGTCACAGTGAGCTAG GGGGTCTGCGACACGCTGCAGCCAGTTTGAGTGGCCTGGAGTCCTACAAGCACATGAAGTACGAGGGGGGAGTGCACAGAGTCCAACGGGTTCCCAAAACTGAAAAGCAAGGCAGGACTCACACCAGCACTATGACTGTGGCCATATTACCACAGCCTACTGAG ATTGACATGACGATCAACCCCAAGGACCTACGGATAGAAACGAAACGCGCGAGTGGGGCTGGGGGTCAGCACGTGAACACAACGGATAGTGCAGTTCGCATTCTGCACCTCCCGACAG GTGTGGTAGCTGAGTGCCAGCAGGAAAGATCACAGCTGAAGAACCGAGAGAAGACAATGCAGATGCTGCGAGCCAAGCTATACAGCATGAAGCTGGAGGAGGAGACTACAAAACGCCGTAGTGCTCGGAAGATTCAG ATTGGGACCAAGGGAAGGTCGGAAAAAATTCGAACATACAATTTTCCGCAGGACAGGATTACGGATCATCGGATTGGAAAGTCACTTTATGACTTGAGGAGCTTCATGCTGGGGGGGGAGCTCCTGGACGAGATGGTTGAGGAGCTGAAGGGCCTGGCTGACAGCGAATCCCTCCTTGAGTTACTGGAAAAGAGTACGCAGCCAGCAGAATGA